cttcctAGATTTGCCACTTCCAACCCACTGAAGCCTGCTCTCATTCCAAAGAAGAAGACCTGCAATAAGCAACAGTATGTATGATAGAAATGAACCTTAATCTTTATTTTCCCCTTAATCGCAATGAAATTAGGAAAGTAAACATACAAATAATATACACCAGTATATAGCAAAAATTagtatcaaaataatatatcaatcCAAATCCAAATAATGAACAAAGACAAGCcaactgaaaaatatcatgGCATGTTCAAACATCTTTGTCGAGCAAACCTTGGTTACATGATGGGGTCATATGAGATGGGGTTTAATCCCCCACTTGTCAACTTTCCCTTCCCTATCTAGCTCCCTTTGGGGGCATTGTTATATtacccaaaaaagaaaaaacaagcaAACAAACTCATGCTTTGCTAAAAGTATAGATGAACATTCCAAATTAGTTAATAGGGAGAATAGCAAAAAACAATATAGAACTTGCCTGGGTTTACAAATTCAGGATTGGCGCCTGGGGTAGAAGTTCCACCGCTATGATAGAGAATTTGATTTAATGTACTGACAGACGAGATACTTCTCTGAGATTGAATGTTGCTGTTATCCAGATCACAAGTGCTTGAACTCCAGAAACCATCTGATATGTGTGGTTTTCTTACTGTCTGCCCCTGAATTCTTAGTCCCTTTGCAGGTTCATCCACAGCAATAATTGGTGTGGGTTTCATACAGCATCCAAAACAACCACTGTTCTGTATAAAACAAGTTAAATAACAGCAAAACAAAGGCTAATGTAAATAAAGTCAACAAGTGCATGTTGCCCTTActgtgatttattttttttttttttcagatttattTCCTTAGAAAGCACTATTATAAAAAGCATTATTAGAAAGAAATaacattcttttaaaaaaatattatattgctTCCTAGGATAAGCACCAATTTCTTGCTTCTCCTTAATAGCAGATTTCCCACtttttttgtctatttaaaagaaattgagACCTTGGTCAAATAGGCTAACacctcaaaaaattaaaagtgctTTTTTACCCACACAAAAAGtagtttttattgattttacaCTGCAGCTAAACACTCTAAATCCGGGAGAAATTGTTACACTATATTGTTGATTGTGTAACAACAACATTGCA
The nucleotide sequence above comes from Glycine soja cultivar W05 chromosome 11, ASM419377v2, whole genome shotgun sequence. Encoded proteins:
- the LOC114374013 gene encoding uncharacterized protein LOC114374013 isoform X1; this encodes MVMITAWITDLFTCMGGCFGCCMKPTPIIAVDEPAKGLRIQGQTVRKPHISDGFWSSSTCDLDNSNIQSQRSISSVSTLNQILYHSGGTSTPGANPEFVNPGLLLWNESRLQWVGSGKSRKHSQQKREPRLNWNATYESLLGTRQPFSKPIPLSEMVEFLVDVWEREGMYG
- the LOC114374013 gene encoding uncharacterized protein LOC114374013 isoform X2 is translated as MKPTPIIAVDEPAKGLRIQGQTVRKPHISDGFWSSSTCDLDNSNIQSQRSISSVSTLNQILYHSGGTSTPGANPEFVNPGLLLWNESRLQWVGSGKSRKHSQQKREPRLNWNATYESLLGTRQPFSKPIPLSEMVEFLVDVWEREGMYG